In a single window of the Bacillus mycoides genome:
- a CDS encoding CoA transferase subunit B — protein sequence MGMGVEVRDKIARRAAKEIQNGMLVNLGIGIPSLVPNHLPEDMNVMFHAENGIVGMGPTPSKGNEDENLCNAAGLPTSLITGASYFDSCMAFGMIRKGLLDVTILGSLQVSENGDLANWIVPGKRVPGIGGAMDLAQKAKRVVVVMNHVDKYGNAKIVSECTLPLTSKKCVDLIITDMAVMEVTQRGLVLQELMSPYTVEDVKRHTTADFHISSNLLVIE from the coding sequence ATGGGTATGGGCGTAGAAGTAAGAGATAAGATTGCAAGACGTGCAGCGAAAGAAATTCAGAATGGTATGCTTGTAAATTTAGGTATTGGAATTCCATCGCTTGTACCGAATCATTTGCCAGAAGATATGAATGTTATGTTTCATGCGGAAAACGGTATTGTTGGTATGGGACCAACGCCAAGTAAAGGGAATGAAGATGAGAATTTATGTAACGCAGCTGGTTTACCAACATCTCTTATTACAGGAGCAAGTTATTTTGATAGCTGCATGGCGTTTGGCATGATTCGAAAAGGATTACTTGATGTTACGATACTTGGTTCGTTACAAGTAAGTGAAAATGGTGATTTAGCGAACTGGATTGTACCAGGAAAACGCGTTCCAGGTATTGGAGGAGCGATGGATTTAGCGCAAAAAGCGAAGCGGGTCGTTGTTGTGATGAATCATGTTGATAAATACGGAAATGCAAAGATTGTTTCGGAATGTACATTGCCATTAACTTCGAAAAAATGTGTAGATTTAATTATTACAGACATGGCTGTCATGGAAGTGACCCAAAGAGGACTTGTCTTACAAGAATTAATGAGTCCATATACTGTAGAAGATGTAAAACGACATACGACAGCTGATTTTCATATAAGCTCAAATTTACTAGTAATTGAATGA
- the atoD gene encoding acetate CoA-transferase subunit alpha, with amino-acid sequence MTTITNTFGKLKEIEEVISLFHDDMTLMFGGFGGIGSPPSLIQAVLDKGITNLNLIGNDTGFPDVGIGRLVTNERVKSLVTSHIGSNPNAGRQLNEGRLQIEFSPQGTLAERIRAGGVGLGGILVDVGVDTIVEEGKRTVEMNGKTYLVETALTAEVAIVYAKKADPFGNLVFDKSARNMNPHVAMAGDITIVEAEEIVPLGSLDPEEIVVPGVFVNYIVPSEGVNWKWVWA; translated from the coding sequence ATGACAACTATTACAAATACATTCGGTAAATTAAAAGAAATAGAGGAAGTAATTTCTTTGTTCCATGATGATATGACATTAATGTTTGGGGGATTTGGAGGAATCGGATCACCTCCATCTTTAATTCAAGCTGTTTTAGATAAAGGCATTACAAATTTAAATTTAATAGGAAATGATACTGGATTTCCTGATGTAGGAATCGGTCGTCTTGTTACGAATGAAAGGGTTAAATCTTTAGTTACTTCTCATATTGGGTCAAATCCAAATGCGGGAAGACAATTAAATGAAGGAAGATTGCAAATTGAATTCTCTCCGCAAGGAACACTCGCAGAGCGTATTCGCGCTGGTGGTGTAGGGCTTGGTGGTATTTTAGTTGATGTTGGTGTTGATACGATTGTAGAAGAAGGAAAGCGTACAGTTGAAATGAATGGAAAGACATATTTAGTTGAAACAGCTTTAACGGCTGAAGTCGCAATTGTATATGCGAAAAAAGCGGATCCGTTTGGCAATCTTGTATTTGATAAAAGCGCTCGTAATATGAATCCACACGTAGCTATGGCTGGTGACATAACGATTGTAGAAGCAGAAGAAATTGTTCCACTTGGAAGTTTAGATCCAGAAGAAATTGTCGTCCCAGGTGTATTTGTAAATTATATCGTGCCATCGGAAGGAGTGAATTGGAAATGGGTATGGGCGTAG